CCTGTGCGGTGGGTCCGGTGCGCCGCGTGGACCGCGGCGATGTCCTCGGGCGTACGGCCTGCGAGTGTCGGCCACACGGTGTGGGCGCCCGTCCCGACGAGCGAGACCATCAGCGGCACCCCGATCGTCGTGACGCCCGCGGCGACGGCGGCGCGCACGCCCGTCGGCGAGTCCTCGATCGCGACGGCGTCGGCGGGGTCGATGCCGAGGGCACGGCACGCCTGCAGATATGCGTCCGGGAACGGCTTGGGACGCGTGACGTCATCGCCGGCGACGATGATCTCGAACAGCTCGGGAAAGGGCGCGACGACCTGTGATGCCATCCGCCGCATCGACATCGTCACCAGCGCACAGCGGATGCCTGCGCCGCGCAGCGCGGTCAGCAGCTCGTGCGCCCCGGGACGCAGAGGGTTCCCCCGCTCCGAAAGCAGGCGCGTCACCTCTGCGGTGAGGTGGGCGATGATGTCGGCGACGGACATCCGCACGCCGGCCTCCTGAAGGATCGCCCCGGAGGTCTCGAGTCCCTGGCCCACCAGAGTCAGGGCCTGTTCGTGCGTCCAGGTGCCGCCGAAGCTCTCGACGAGGGCCGTCTCGGCCTCCATCCAGTAGGGCTCGGTGTCCACGAGGGTGCCGTCCATGTCCCAGAGAACGGCGGCGGGGAGGGCGGAGCTCATCGGTCCATGCTACCGACGCCCCTCGGCGCCGCTGTCGCGCGCGTTACGGCCGCCCTCGCGACGGCGTCGGCGCGTATCGTGGAGGAATCGATGGACCGTGCGAGAGGGGCGGAGTGGACGAACTGGGTAACCGCGTGCTGATCGTGGCCTTCGACGGCTGGAATGACGCGGGTGAGGCCGCCTCCGCCGCCGCGGCGCACATCCGCGAGTCCGGCGCGTACCGGGAGGTCTTCGCCGTCGACCCGGAGCTGTACTTCGACTACCAGTACACCCGCCCTCAGATCACTCTCGACGCCGACGGCTCGCGCACGCTCACCTGGCCGGACGCCACGCTGTGGCGACCGCTCCATCCCGCCGACGGCACACGCCTGTGGGTGCTGTCCGGGGTCGAGCCCGCACGCGCCTGGCAGTCGTTCGCCGCCGAGCTCGTGGACGCCGCGCTCACGGAGGGCATCACCGGCATCGTCGCGCTGGGCTCGATGATGTCCGACGTCCCGCATACGCGACCGATCTCGGTGTTCGCCGGCAGCGAGAACGACACCCTCCGCGGCGCGCTCGGCCTCGAGAAGCCCACGTACGAGGGCCCGGCGGGCATCCTCAGCGTGCTCACTGCGGCCGCCGAGGCGGCCGGCATCCCGACGGCGGCGCTGTGGGCGAACGTTCCGCATTACGTCGCCGGCCATACCCCGTCGCCGAAGGCCACGCTCGCGCTGCTGGACCGCGTCACCGATCTGACGGGCGCGGTCGTGGCGCGCGGGGAGCTCCCCGCTCAGGCACTGGCCTGGGAGGCATCGATCGACGCGGCCGCGGCCGACGACGAGGAGATGACCGAGTACATCCACCAGCTGGAGCAGACGCGCGACACCTGGGACTCGCCCGAGGCGTCCGGCGACGCCATCGCGCAGGAGTTCGAGCGGTACCTGCGCCGGGGCGGCGAGGGTCCCGGCAAACCTGGTCCGCCCGACCCTCGCCGCTCCTGATCAGTACGCCTGCAGCACGCCGAAGCTGAGCAGGATGATCAACAGGATGCCGAGCGCAAGCCGGTACAGCACGAACGGCAGGAAGCTGCCGCGCTTGAGGTAGCGCATCAGGAACGCGATCACGGCGAGGCCCACCCCGAACGCGACGGCGGTCGCGACGCCGGTCTCGACCATCGTGTAGACCTGGTCGCCCGGATCCTTGATGGCCTGGATCAGCTCGTACAGGCCACTGCCGAAGACAGCGGGCACGGCGAGCAGGAACGCCACTTCCGCCGCCGCGGGCCGGGTGTAGCCGAGCGCCAGCCCCATCGTCGTGGTCGCCCCCGAGCGGGAGACGCCGGGGATGAGCGCCAGCATCTGCGCGAGGCCGAGGGAGAGGCCGTGTCCGTAGGTCAGGTCTTCCTCCGTGCGGGTGCGCCGTCCGAGAGCATCGGCGGCCCCCAGCAGGAGACCGAAGACGATGAGAACGGTGGCCACGAGCCAGAGGTTTCGGAACGTGTCGCGGATCACGTCCTGGAAGAGGTAGCCGGCGATGCCGATCGGGATGGTGCCGATGATGACGATCCATCCCATGCGCGCATCGGGGTCGTTGCGCGGCACGCGGCCGGTCAGCGACTTCGCCCACTGGGAGATGATCCGCACGATCTTGCCCCAGAAGTAGACGAGCACCGCGAGTTCGGTGCCGATCTGGGTGATGGCGGTGAAGGTCGCGCCGGGGTCTTCGGCGGACGGGAGGAACTCGCCCATGATGCGCAGGTGGGCACTGGAGGAGACGGGGAGAAACTCGGTGAGTCCCTGGACCAGGCCCAGGATGATCGCCTCGAACAGGTGCATGGGGGGCCTTTCAGTACGTGCGGATCAGATCGGTGAGCACGCGCTGCCCGAAGACCAACGCGTCGATGGGGACGCGTTCGTCCACACCGTGGAACATACCGGTGAAATCGAGATCCGTGGGAAGCCGCAGCGGCGCGAACCCGTATCCGGCGATGCCGAGCTCGGCGAGCGCCTTGTTGTCGGTCCCGCCGCCCATGAGATACGGCAGAACGGGGACGCCCGGGTCATGACGCTCGAGGGCCCCGACCATCGCGTCCACGAGCTCCCCCGCGAAGGGCACCTCGAGCCCGATGTCGCGATGCGAGACCTCGACGACGACGTCCTCGCCCACGATCCGCTGGATCTCGGCGAGCACGCGTTCTTCCTGCCCCGGAAGGGTGCGCACATCGATCGTGGCGACCGCGGCATCCGGGATCACGTTGTGCTTGTAGCCGGCGGCGAGACCGGTCGGGTTGGTCGTCGTGCGGAACGTGGAGCGGAGGAAGCCGGATGCCGGTCCGGTCGCGTCCGCCACGGCATCCGGATCCCGCGGGTCGGCGCCGCACAGCGCCGCCAGGCCGTCGACCGTCTGACGCGTCGTCGCGGTCAGCTCCAACGGCCACGACGAGCGGCCGAGCGCGGCCACCGCCTCCGCGAGACGCGTGACCGCGTTGTCCGGGTGGAAGCGGCTGCCGTGCCCGGCTGCGCCGCGAGCGCGAAGGCGCAGCCAGACCAGCGCCTTCTCGCCCACCTGCAGGAGGTACGCGCGTCGCTCGCCCACCGGGATGGAGTAGCCGCCGACCTCGCTGATGGCCTCGGTCGCCCCCGCGAACCACTCGGGCCGGTCGCGGACGACGAGCTGAGAGCCCTCGACGCCGCCGTTCTCCTCGTCGGCGAAGAACGTGACGATGAGATCGCGGGCGGGCTGCTCCCCCGCCCGCAGCAGATCGGCGACGGAGGTGAGGATCATGGCATCCATGTCCTTCATGTCCACCGCACCGCGTCCCCACAGCATCCCGTCCTTCACGACGCCGCCGAAGGGATCGACGCTCCAGTCCTCGGCGACGGCCGGAACCACGTCGAGGTGGCCGTGCAGGACGAGGGCGGGCTTGTCGCGGTCGCGGCCGGGCACGCGGACGCTCAGGTTCGTGCGTCGCGGGATGGGCTCGTAGTACTCGGGACGCAGGCCGAGCGCCTCGAGGTAGGCGCCCACGTACTCGGCGGCCTCTCGCTCCCCGTGCGCGCGCCCCTCGCCGAAGTTGGTGGTGTCGAAGCGGATCAGGTCGCGCGCGACGCGGGCGACCTCGGGCAGTTCGGAGGAGGACATGCCTCCACGGTAGCGCTCCCGACACCACGATCCGAGAGCGGAGGACACGTCTGGAGACAAAAGAAAAAGGCCCCTGACGGGACCTTTTTCCTTCTGTGCGCGAGGGGGGACTTGAACCCCCACGCCCTATACGGGCACTAGCACCTCAAGCTAGCGCGTCTACCTATTCCGCCACCCGCGCAGGTGGTTTTCGGTTTCGCAACCGAAGATCGACAGTACCAGATTCCGAGCCAGACGCGGAATCGGTGCCGGGCTCAGCCCGCCGAGACGCCGAAGAGCAGACCGAGGACGTACGTCACCGCAGCGGCCCCGAAACCGATCGCCAGCTGCCGCAGCCCTCGTCGCAGGGGCGGCGCCCCCGAGAGCAGTCCCACCATGGCTCCCGTGCCCAGCAGCGCCGTCCCGACGAGCACGAGGGCCAGGACGACGGCGGGGAGCCCGCTGAGCCCGAAGATCCAGGGCAGCACCGGGATGATCGCGCCGGACGCGAAGAAGAGGAAACTCGACCCGGCGGCGCCCAGAGCACTGCCGACCACTTCGTGATCGGCGCCGGCGGCGCGATGCAACCGGTATGGCTGGCTGCGGTCGGCGGCCTGAGCGGCTGCGATGATCTGGCGCGCACGCTCGTGCGCATCGCGTTCACCCAGACCGCGCGCTCGATAGACCAAGGCGAGCTCGTTCGCATCAAGATCGAGGTCCGGCAGCACA
The sequence above is a segment of the Microbacterium sp. PM5 genome. Coding sequences within it:
- a CDS encoding PAC2 family protein; protein product: MDELGNRVLIVAFDGWNDAGEAASAAAAHIRESGAYREVFAVDPELYFDYQYTRPQITLDADGSRTLTWPDATLWRPLHPADGTRLWVLSGVEPARAWQSFAAELVDAALTEGITGIVALGSMMSDVPHTRPISVFAGSENDTLRGALGLEKPTYEGPAGILSVLTAAAEAAGIPTAALWANVPHYVAGHTPSPKATLALLDRVTDLTGAVVARGELPAQALAWEASIDAAAADDEEMTEYIHQLEQTRDTWDSPEASGDAIAQEFERYLRRGGEGPGKPGPPDPRRS
- a CDS encoding HAD family phosphatase, with the protein product MSSALPAAVLWDMDGTLVDTEPYWMEAETALVESFGGTWTHEQALTLVGQGLETSGAILQEAGVRMSVADIIAHLTAEVTRLLSERGNPLRPGAHELLTALRGAGIRCALVTMSMRRMASQVVAPFPELFEIIVAGDDVTRPKPFPDAYLQACRALGIDPADAVAIEDSPTGVRAAVAAGVTTIGVPLMVSLVGTGAHTVWPTLAGRTPEDIAAVHAAHRTHRTGEHA
- a CDS encoding undecaprenyl-diphosphate phosphatase, which encodes MHLFEAIILGLVQGLTEFLPVSSSAHLRIMGEFLPSAEDPGATFTAITQIGTELAVLVYFWGKIVRIISQWAKSLTGRVPRNDPDARMGWIVIIGTIPIGIAGYLFQDVIRDTFRNLWLVATVLIVFGLLLGAADALGRRTRTEEDLTYGHGLSLGLAQMLALIPGVSRSGATTTMGLALGYTRPAAAEVAFLLAVPAVFGSGLYELIQAIKDPGDQVYTMVETGVATAVAFGVGLAVIAFLMRYLKRGSFLPFVLYRLALGILLIILLSFGVLQAY
- a CDS encoding M20/M25/M40 family metallo-hydrolase, whose protein sequence is MSSSELPEVARVARDLIRFDTTNFGEGRAHGEREAAEYVGAYLEALGLRPEYYEPIPRRTNLSVRVPGRDRDKPALVLHGHLDVVPAVAEDWSVDPFGGVVKDGMLWGRGAVDMKDMDAMILTSVADLLRAGEQPARDLIVTFFADEENGGVEGSQLVVRDRPEWFAGATEAISEVGGYSIPVGERRAYLLQVGEKALVWLRLRARGAAGHGSRFHPDNAVTRLAEAVAALGRSSWPLELTATTRQTVDGLAALCGADPRDPDAVADATGPASGFLRSTFRTTTNPTGLAAGYKHNVIPDAAVATIDVRTLPGQEERVLAEIQRIVGEDVVVEVSHRDIGLEVPFAGELVDAMVGALERHDPGVPVLPYLMGGGTDNKALAELGIAGYGFAPLRLPTDLDFTGMFHGVDERVPIDALVFGQRVLTDLIRTY